In Salinisphaera sp. LB1, one genomic interval encodes:
- a CDS encoding carbohydrate kinase family protein, which yields MRYDLTSMGFITFDCLGRPVSALPPGGGTYFIDEITLAVSGAAGSAVIAASRYGLKTLAVGGVGNDLMGDWVLQRLAHFGVDTATMQRCPDVCTSSSIVTTRPNGERPALHMKGATAHFEVTAAMRDQVLDCRVLLLGGVGLMDRMDGAPNVALLKEAKRRGCITLLDVFASRPEDLDLIEGLMPYTDYFLPSIEEAAALSGKQQHKEIAAFFLDRGVGCVTLTMGAEGAYYHHADGTSFHQPPFGVEVVCTCGCGDVFNAGFATGLCHGLDPQDTVRFAQATSALNATGLGSQAGVRSYEHTLKIMSNWPLQKPHGNAASALET from the coding sequence ATGCGATATGACCTGACCTCGATGGGGTTTATCACCTTCGATTGCCTGGGTCGGCCGGTATCGGCGTTGCCGCCCGGCGGCGGCACCTACTTTATCGACGAGATCACCCTGGCCGTATCGGGCGCGGCCGGAAGCGCGGTCATCGCAGCCAGCCGCTACGGCTTGAAGACGCTGGCCGTGGGTGGGGTCGGCAACGATCTGATGGGCGACTGGGTACTTCAGCGACTGGCGCATTTCGGCGTCGATACCGCCACCATGCAGCGCTGCCCCGACGTCTGCACCTCCTCTTCGATCGTCACTACGCGTCCCAACGGCGAGCGCCCGGCGCTGCACATGAAAGGGGCCACCGCCCATTTCGAAGTCACCGCGGCCATGCGCGACCAGGTCCTGGATTGCCGGGTGCTGCTGCTCGGCGGGGTCGGCCTCATGGATCGCATGGACGGTGCGCCGAATGTCGCCCTGCTCAAGGAAGCCAAACGTCGCGGCTGCATCACCCTGCTGGACGTATTTGCGAGCCGGCCCGAGGATCTGGATCTGATCGAGGGGCTGATGCCCTACACGGATTATTTTCTGCCATCGATCGAGGAAGCGGCCGCCCTGTCGGGCAAGCAACAGCACAAAGAGATCGCTGCGTTTTTCCTGGATCGCGGCGTCGGCTGCGTGACGCTGACGATGGGCGCGGAAGGCGCCTATTATCACCATGCCGACGGCACGAGCTTCCATCAGCCGCCATTCGGAGTCGAGGTGGTGTGCACCTGTGGTTGCGGCGATGTATTCAACGCCGGTTTTGCTACCGGCCTCTGCCACGGTCTCGACCCCCAGGACACGGTCCGTTTTGCGCAGGCGACGTCGGCCCTCAACGCCACCGGCCTGGGCTCTCAGGCCGGCGTCCGATCGTACGAGCACACGCTCAAGATCATGAGCAACTGGCCGCTGCAGAAGCCGCATGGCAACGCCGCCTCGGCGCTGGAGACATAA